The sequence GGTGAGCAGGAGGACGGCGCGGGAATCGAGGACCTCGCCCAGCGGCCGGACGCCGGTCGCGGTGAGGAACGCGCCCGCGACGAGACCGGCCAGTGCCGTCGCCGCGGCGCCGAACACCTGCCGGTAGACGGGTCTTCTGCGGACCCGGAACCACTGGTGCAGCGCGGAGAGCACGACCAGGGCGACCGCGAAGCCGGGCCGGAGCACCAGCACCCCGGCGAAGATCCACGGCGTGTCGACGCCGGGGCCGAGCAGGGTGTCCTCGCGGTGGCGCTCGACCGGCCGCGCGAGTTCGGCGCACACCAGCATCCCGCCCAGGAGCAGCGCGAACGGCCCGAGCAGTGCCGAGTCCGGCGGGAACCGGACGGCGGCGAGCGCGACGGCGGCGACGGCGAGGACGTCGACCGTGACGAGGTAGAGGACCTGGCTCCGGCGCGGCAGCCGCCACAGCGCCCAGCGCCCCAGCACGACGGCGGGCAGCAGCCGGCCCGGGCGGCGCCCTCCGCCGGCGGCGACCGAATCCCCCACCATTTCGGCAAAGTAGCCGGAATGCCGGGCGCTGTCGATCCGCCTTCAGGGGAATCTCACACGCACCGACGCTGGGGAGCCGTCCGCGCACCGTCAGTCATTTTCCGACCGAAGAAGGGTTGACACGCAACATTGGTCTAGTCCACTGTGTGGTGGCACACAGCACTCCTCCCGGGATGATCCCGCCGCCTCAAACCGGAGGTGCTCCACCTGCACATTGGAGGACCCCCATGCAATCAGTGCGCCGTCTGGTGACCCTCGCGCTCGCGGCCGGAGCCGCGATGGCGACCGCGGTCGGTCTCGCCCCGCAGGCCATGGCCGCGGTGAACCCGGTGCTCGCCTCCCCGTACCTCTACCAGTGGGGCGGCCAGACCAGCCCGACCGCGGCGATGTCCGCGACCGGCGTGAAAGCGTTTACCCTCGCCTTCGTCCTGTCGGACGGCACCTGCAACCCGAAGTGGGACGGCAGCCGTTCGCTGACCGGCTCGGACAAGACGATGATCCAGAACATCCGCAACGCGGGCGGGGACGTGATCCCCTCCTTCGGCGGCTGGTCCGGCACGAAGCTGGGCTCGAAGTGCACGTCGGCCTCGGCGCTGGCGGGCGCGTACCAGAAGGTGATCGACGCCTACGACCTCAAGGCGATCGACCTCGACATCGAGAACACCGACGAGTTCCAGAACAACACGGTGCAGGACCGCATCCTCAACGCGGTCAAGCTGACCAAGCAGAAGAACCCGGACCTGAAGGTCGTCATCACCATCGGCACCACGACGACCGGCCCCGACTCGTGGGGCAAGCGCCTGATCAACCAGTCCAAGGCGATCGGCGCCGGCGTCGACGTCTGGTCGGTCATGCCGTTCGACTTCTCCAGTGGCGGTGACATGGCCGCCATGACGAAGTCCGCGGTCGACGGGCTGAAGAACCAGCTCAAGACCACCTTCGGCTGGAGCGACGACACCGCCTACCGGCACAGCGGCCTCTCCTCGATGAACGGCAAGACCGACAACGCGGGCGAGACCGTCACGGTCGCGAACTTCACCTCCATCCGCAGCTACGCGACGAGCCACCACCTGGCCCGCTTCACGTTCTGGGCCACCAACCGCGACTGCAGCGGCGGCGGCGAATGCAGCGGCATCTCGCAGGACAAGTACGCGTTCACCAAGATCGTCGCCGGCTACACCGGCTGACCCTCGGACCCGTAGTGGGGCTGCCGAAGGCCCTCTCACCGGCATCGGGGCCGGTGAGGGGGTCTTCGCGGGTACCGGTCACCGGGAACCCCACCTCTCGCGAAGTCCGGCGGCCCGCACTGTCCGGCCGGGCCACCCTGCCGTCGGTAACCCGCTGGCCCCACGTCTTGAATGACTCATTCAGGTCTTCGGAGGTCCTGAATGAGTCATTCAAGACGCTGGTGCAACGCTGCGGGCTGCACCAACGCGACTTTGCCGGCCCCCGGACACCAAGGCCGTCAATGTGGCATTCACGGCCGGTTCGGCGGCCGGAACCGTCACACCGCCGCAACTTTCACCGCTTACCGTCCTTCCATGACGAGGACCGAGAGCGCCGGCTACGGCGACAAGGTGGTGGCCGTCGAGCCCGGCGGGGTCGAGCCCGTCGCCGACGCCGACCGGCACGGGACACCGCGGCAGCTGGCCTGGACCTGGGCCTCCCCCAACCTCGAGTTCGCCACCGTCTTCGTCGGCGTCCTCGCGGTCACCGCCTTCGGGCTGACCTTCTGGCAGGCCGCGCTCGCGGCCGTCGTCGGCAACGGGCTGGGCGCGCTCGCGCACGGCGTCCTGTCCGCGCGCGGGCCGCGCTACGGCGTGCCGCAGATGGTGCTCGGGCGGGCCGCGTTCGGCTACCGCGGCAACATCCTGCCCGCCGCGCTGATGTCGGTCATGGCGGGCATCGGCTGGTTCGCCGTCAACAGCGTCAGCGGCGCCTTCGCCCTCGCCGGCCTCACCGGGCTGCCCGTGCTCGCCTGCCTCGTGCTCGTCGTCGCGCTGCAGATCGCCATCGCCTTCTTCGGGCACAACCTGGTGCAGGCGTACGAAAAGTACGTCTTCGCCGTCCTC is a genomic window of Amycolatopsis lexingtonensis containing:
- a CDS encoding chitinase, with translation MQSVRRLVTLALAAGAAMATAVGLAPQAMAAVNPVLASPYLYQWGGQTSPTAAMSATGVKAFTLAFVLSDGTCNPKWDGSRSLTGSDKTMIQNIRNAGGDVIPSFGGWSGTKLGSKCTSASALAGAYQKVIDAYDLKAIDLDIENTDEFQNNTVQDRILNAVKLTKQKNPDLKVVITIGTTTTGPDSWGKRLINQSKAIGAGVDVWSVMPFDFSSGGDMAAMTKSAVDGLKNQLKTTFGWSDDTAYRHSGLSSMNGKTDNAGETVTVANFTSIRSYATSHHLARFTFWATNRDCSGGGECSGISQDKYAFTKIVAGYTG